In one window of Halomarina pelagica DNA:
- the icd gene encoding isocitrate dehydrogenase (NADP(+)), producing the protein MSYEKVDVPEEGEAITVADAERDELNVPENPIIPIIYGDGIGQDVGPAAQTVLDAAAEATGREINWMRLYAGESAREKYDENLPNDTIEAIKEFRVAIKGPLTTPVGAGFRSLNVALRKKLDLYTNMRPTYHLDGVPSPVKHPEKMDMVNFRENTEDVYAGIEWEAGTDEVEEVRAFVEEEMGYDSTIHDGPVGIGIKPITEFGTKRLVRKAIDYALAHDRDSVTLIHKGNIMKFTEGAFRDWGYEVAEEEYGDEVITEDTLWNERDGEPPEGAVVVNDRIADNMLQQLLTRTEQYDVLAMPNLNGDYLSDAAGAQIGGLGIAPGANIGDGRLLAEPVHGSAPKYAGQDKVNPSAMILSGRIMLEYMGWDDAADLVRDALEETISSKQVTYDIERQIEGGTKLATSEFAEKVAENVRERA; encoded by the coding sequence ATGAGCTACGAGAAGGTCGACGTGCCGGAGGAGGGCGAGGCGATCACGGTAGCGGACGCCGAACGCGACGAGCTCAACGTCCCGGAGAACCCGATCATCCCCATCATCTACGGCGACGGGATCGGGCAGGACGTCGGGCCGGCCGCACAGACCGTCCTCGACGCCGCCGCGGAGGCGACGGGTCGCGAGATCAACTGGATGCGCCTGTACGCGGGCGAGTCCGCCCGCGAGAAGTACGACGAGAACCTCCCCAACGACACGATCGAGGCGATCAAGGAGTTCCGCGTGGCGATCAAGGGGCCGCTCACGACCCCCGTCGGCGCTGGCTTCCGCTCGCTGAACGTCGCGCTCCGCAAGAAGCTCGACCTCTACACGAACATGCGCCCGACCTACCACCTCGACGGCGTCCCCTCCCCGGTGAAACACCCGGAGAAGATGGACATGGTCAACTTCCGCGAGAACACGGAGGACGTCTACGCCGGCATCGAGTGGGAGGCCGGCACCGACGAGGTCGAGGAGGTCCGCGCGTTCGTCGAGGAGGAGATGGGCTACGACAGCACCATCCACGACGGGCCGGTCGGCATCGGCATCAAGCCCATCACCGAGTTCGGCACGAAGCGCCTCGTCCGCAAGGCCATCGACTACGCGCTCGCCCACGACCGCGACTCGGTCACCCTCATCCACAAGGGCAACATCATGAAGTTCACCGAGGGTGCCTTCCGCGACTGGGGCTACGAGGTCGCGGAGGAGGAGTACGGCGACGAGGTCATCACCGAGGACACGCTCTGGAACGAGCGCGACGGCGAGCCGCCGGAGGGCGCGGTCGTCGTCAACGACCGCATCGCCGACAACATGCTCCAGCAGCTGCTCACCCGCACGGAGCAGTACGACGTGCTCGCCATGCCGAACCTGAACGGCGACTACCTCTCTGACGCCGCGGGCGCGCAGATCGGCGGCCTCGGCATCGCGCCCGGCGCGAACATCGGCGACGGCCGCCTCCTCGCGGAACCCGTCCACGGCTCCGCGCCGAAGTACGCCGGCCAGGACAAGGTGAACCCCTCCGCGATGATCCTCTCCGGCCGCATCATGCTCGAGTACATGGGCTGGGACGACGCCGCGGACCTCGTGCGCGACGCCCTGGAGGAGACCATCTCCTCGAAGCAGGTCACCTACGACATCGAGCGCCAGATCGAGGGCGGCACGAAGCTCGCGACCAGCGAGTTCGCCGAGAAGGTCGCGGAGAACGTCCGCGAGCGCGCCTGA
- a CDS encoding carbohydrate ABC transporter permease has protein sequence MREDDRREGVWRFLTYTVLLAAVVVTLVPLYWIVVAATLPERAFLAAGSDPRLLPGGHFLENLRALQARENVDFLGSIRNSVFVAVTYTLLSLVLCSMGGFAFAKYEFRFKEPIFYAILATLILPIQLLVIPLFLLVSRIGLTNSFWAIILPWAANPLGIFLMRQNMRSIPDALLESARIDGATEFQLYYRIALPTMKSSLAALAIVLFLFQWNLFLFPLVILDTGKYTIPVAINQLVGAQRVYYDQIMVAAALSIVPIFLLFLFLQKQFVSGILAGSIKE, from the coding sequence ATGCGTGAGGACGACCGGCGCGAGGGCGTCTGGCGGTTTCTCACGTACACGGTCCTGCTCGCCGCCGTCGTCGTCACGCTCGTCCCCCTCTACTGGATCGTCGTGGCGGCGACGCTCCCCGAGCGGGCGTTTCTCGCCGCCGGGAGCGACCCGCGCCTGCTCCCCGGCGGGCACTTCCTCGAGAACCTGCGGGCGCTCCAGGCGCGGGAGAACGTGGACTTCCTCGGGAGTATCCGAAACAGCGTCTTCGTCGCGGTGACGTACACGCTGCTCTCGCTGGTGCTCTGCTCGATGGGCGGCTTCGCGTTCGCCAAGTACGAGTTCCGGTTCAAGGAGCCGATCTTCTACGCCATCCTCGCGACGCTGATCCTGCCCATCCAGCTGCTCGTGATCCCGCTGTTCCTGCTCGTCTCGCGGATCGGACTGACCAACAGCTTCTGGGCGATCATCCTCCCGTGGGCGGCGAACCCGCTCGGCATCTTCCTCATGCGCCAGAACATGCGGTCGATCCCGGACGCCCTGCTCGAATCTGCGCGAATCGACGGCGCGACCGAGTTCCAGCTGTACTACCGCATCGCGCTGCCGACGATGAAGTCGTCGCTCGCGGCGCTCGCCATCGTCCTCTTTCTGTTCCAGTGGAACCTCTTTCTGTTCCCGCTGGTCATCCTGGACACCGGCAAGTACACCATCCCGGTCGCGATCAACCAGCTGGTCGGGGCACAGCGCGTCTACTACGACCAGATCATGGTCGCCGCCGCGCTCTCGATCGTCCCGATCTTCCTGCTGTTTCTCTTCCTGCAGAAGCAGTTCGTCAGCGGCATCCTCGCTGGCTCGATCAAGGAGTGA
- a CDS encoding SDR family NAD(P)-dependent oxidoreductase, translated as MERFADRTALVTGSTRGIGAGVARRLAAEGASVVVTGRTREAGEAVAGEISEAGGEAAFVRADMREPDDIATLVDAAVERFGGLDVLVNNAGVETNTAADEATEDDWDFVVETDFRSYWLCARRAVRHMDDGAIVNVSSNHARLTMPEMFPYNAVKAGIDGMTRAMALDFGPRVRVNTVNPGWVAIDRTTGDMDPDYREHLESIHPTGRLGTPADVAGAVAFLASDDAAFVTGASLLVDGGRTAVMQDDALPDYRARREGER; from the coding sequence GTGGAGCGATTCGCAGACCGGACGGCGCTCGTCACCGGTTCGACCCGCGGCATCGGCGCGGGCGTGGCGAGGCGGCTGGCGGCCGAGGGCGCGTCGGTGGTCGTCACCGGGCGCACGCGGGAGGCGGGCGAGGCGGTCGCCGGCGAGATCAGCGAGGCGGGCGGCGAGGCGGCGTTCGTTCGCGCGGACATGCGCGAACCGGACGACATCGCGACGCTGGTCGACGCCGCGGTCGAGCGCTTCGGCGGCCTGGACGTGCTCGTAAACAACGCGGGCGTCGAGACGAACACCGCCGCCGACGAGGCGACCGAGGACGACTGGGACTTCGTCGTCGAGACGGACTTCCGGTCCTACTGGCTCTGCGCCAGGCGCGCCGTCCGCCACATGGACGACGGCGCGATCGTCAACGTCTCCTCGAACCACGCGCGCCTCACGATGCCCGAGATGTTCCCCTACAACGCGGTGAAGGCGGGGATCGACGGGATGACCCGGGCGATGGCGCTCGACTTCGGCCCGCGCGTCCGCGTGAACACCGTCAACCCCGGCTGGGTCGCCATCGACCGGACGACCGGCGACATGGACCCCGACTACCGCGAGCATCTGGAGTCGATCCACCCGACCGGGCGGCTGGGCACGCCCGCGGACGTGGCCGGGGCGGTCGCCTTCCTCGCGAGCGACGACGCGGCGTTCGTCACCGGCGCGAGCCTCCTCGTCGACGGCGGGCGGACCGCCGTCATGCAGGACGACGCGCTCCCGGACTACCGGGCGCGCAGGGAGGGCGAGCGGTGA
- a CDS encoding DUF5817 family protein, producing the protein MYTVVGCPDCSALKIVEGRPETTRCPRCRRTSTFSKLRALYRSDDLDAAREIRARLLAERSGHADSYAAVGTFAATDADAEGAVVTDEEYLASGGVDPDAAREAGERAAGGTSSRSRKEVVTDALSELDRPTEAEVVEYAAERDVPADYVRRALSKLHRRGEVSETGGRYRLL; encoded by the coding sequence ATGTACACGGTGGTGGGCTGTCCCGACTGCTCGGCGCTGAAGATCGTCGAGGGGCGACCGGAGACGACGCGGTGTCCGCGCTGTCGTCGGACGAGCACGTTCTCGAAGCTGCGGGCGCTCTACCGGAGCGACGACCTCGACGCCGCCCGCGAGATCCGCGCGCGCCTGCTCGCAGAGCGGAGCGGACACGCCGACTCGTACGCGGCGGTCGGGACGTTCGCGGCCACCGACGCGGACGCGGAGGGGGCCGTCGTCACCGACGAGGAGTACCTCGCGTCGGGTGGCGTCGACCCCGACGCCGCCCGCGAGGCGGGCGAGCGCGCGGCGGGCGGAACGAGTTCGCGGAGTCGGAAGGAGGTCGTCACCGACGCCCTCTCGGAGCTCGACCGACCCACCGAGGCGGAGGTCGTCGAGTACGCCGCCGAGCGCGACGTCCCCGCCGACTACGTCCGGCGGGCGCTCTCGAAGCTCCACCGTCGCGGCGAGGTCAGCGAGACGGGCGGGCGGTACCGCCTCCTCTAG
- the hmgA gene encoding hydroxymethylglutaryl-CoA reductase (NADPH), whose amino-acid sequence MTAAEDLAERVREGDLRLHELEQHADADVAAEARRVLLEAETGADLSTVGAYAFDAAAADSNVENMIGAAQVPMGVVGPVRVEGGAASGEYYLPLATTEGALLASVNRGCAAVREGGGATARVLKSAMTRAPVFRVADVGEASEVVSWVRANEGALREAAEATTSHGELRDVTPYVVGDSVFLRFAYDTKDAMGMNMATIATQAACEAVEAETPASLVALSGNLCADKKPAAINAIEGRGRTVAADVVLSRALVADVLKTTPEAIAEANTRKNLVGSAKAGALGFNAHAANVVAAAFLALGQDPAQVVEGSNAITTVDVRDGDLYASVTLASLEVGTVGGGTRLPTQSEALSVLGVRGGGDPPGSNADALAEVIAVGTLAGELSLLGALASSHLASAHEQLGR is encoded by the coding sequence ATGACCGCCGCCGAGGACCTCGCGGAGCGCGTGCGCGAGGGCGACCTGCGACTGCACGAACTCGAACAGCACGCCGACGCCGACGTCGCGGCCGAGGCCCGGCGCGTCCTGCTCGAAGCCGAGACGGGGGCCGACCTCTCGACGGTCGGCGCGTACGCCTTCGACGCGGCGGCCGCCGATTCGAACGTCGAGAACATGATCGGGGCGGCGCAGGTGCCGATGGGCGTCGTCGGTCCCGTCCGCGTCGAGGGCGGGGCGGCGTCGGGCGAGTACTACCTCCCGCTCGCCACCACGGAGGGGGCGCTGCTCGCCAGCGTGAACCGCGGCTGTGCGGCCGTCCGGGAGGGAGGCGGGGCGACCGCGCGCGTCCTCAAGTCGGCGATGACCCGCGCGCCCGTCTTCCGCGTCGCGGACGTGGGGGAGGCGAGCGAGGTCGTCTCCTGGGTGCGCGCGAACGAGGGGGCGCTCCGCGAGGCCGCCGAGGCCACCACGAGCCACGGCGAACTGCGCGACGTGACGCCCTACGTCGTCGGCGACAGCGTCTTCCTGCGGTTCGCCTACGACACGAAGGACGCGATGGGCATGAACATGGCCACCATCGCCACGCAGGCCGCCTGCGAGGCCGTCGAGGCCGAGACGCCCGCCTCCCTCGTCGCCCTCTCGGGCAACCTCTGCGCCGACAAGAAGCCCGCCGCGATCAACGCGATCGAGGGGCGCGGGCGCACCGTCGCCGCCGACGTCGTCCTGTCGCGTGCCCTCGTCGCCGACGTGCTGAAGACCACCCCCGAGGCGATCGCCGAGGCGAACACGCGCAAGAACCTCGTCGGCAGCGCGAAGGCGGGCGCGCTCGGCTTCAACGCCCACGCCGCGAACGTCGTCGCCGCCGCCTTCCTCGCGCTCGGGCAGGACCCCGCGCAGGTCGTCGAGGGGTCGAACGCCATCACCACCGTCGACGTTCGGGACGGGGACCTCTACGCCAGCGTCACGCTCGCGTCGCTCGAGGTCGGCACCGTCGGCGGCGGGACGAGGCTCCCCACCCAGTCGGAGGCGCTCTCCGTGCTCGGCGTCCGCGGCGGCGGCGACCCCCCTGGCTCGAACGCCGACGCCCTCGCCGAGGTCATCGCCGTCGGGACGCTCGCCGGCGAACTCTCGCTGCTCGGCGCGCTCGCCTCCAGCCACCTCGCCAGCGCGCACGAACAGCTGGGCCGCTAG
- a CDS encoding IclR family transcriptional regulator: MTEYPVRATGTSARVVRALLDLDGAGVTELARHLDLSKSAVHNHLVTLERLEVVVKEDGTYRLGLRFLDLGVRVRDRLPLVVAARATVRDLAADTGVVASAVVPEHGRAVYAYAVGSTDPEIPVRDGLRAPLHACAPGKAMLAFRPDEAVGRYVEERGLPRRTPDTVTDEATLRRQLGTVRDQGLAFDRGELSRGMRAVAAPVTDDAGRAVGAISVAGPAERMVGKRLEEDYAGLVLSGANAVALDLAR; this comes from the coding sequence ATGACCGAGTACCCCGTTCGCGCGACCGGGACGTCCGCCCGGGTCGTCCGCGCCCTCCTCGACCTCGACGGTGCTGGCGTGACGGAACTGGCGCGTCACCTCGACCTCTCGAAGAGCGCGGTCCACAACCACCTCGTCACGCTCGAGCGGCTGGAGGTCGTCGTGAAGGAGGATGGAACCTACCGGCTGGGCCTGCGATTTCTCGACCTCGGCGTCCGCGTCCGGGATCGACTGCCGCTCGTCGTCGCCGCCCGCGCGACGGTCCGCGACCTCGCCGCCGACACGGGCGTCGTGGCGAGCGCCGTGGTTCCCGAGCACGGGCGGGCGGTGTACGCCTACGCCGTCGGGTCGACCGACCCCGAGATCCCCGTTCGTGACGGCCTCCGCGCGCCGCTGCACGCCTGCGCGCCCGGCAAGGCGATGCTCGCGTTCCGCCCCGACGAGGCGGTGGGGCGCTACGTCGAGGAGCGGGGCCTCCCCCGACGAACGCCCGACACCGTGACCGACGAGGCGACCCTCCGACGACAGCTCGGCACCGTCAGGGACCAGGGGCTCGCCTTCGATCGGGGCGAACTGTCGCGCGGCATGCGCGCCGTCGCCGCGCCCGTGACGGACGACGCGGGGCGCGCGGTCGGCGCGATCAGCGTCGCCGGACCCGCAGAGCGGATGGTCGGAAAGCGACTCGAGGAGGACTACGCCGGGCTGGTCCTGAGCGGCGCGAACGCCGTGGCGCTCGACCTCGCCCGCTGA
- the dgoD gene encoding galactonate dehydratase — protein sequence MRITDYELYAVPPRWLFLRLETSDGRVGWGEPVVEGRARTVRAAVEELMDTYLLGSDPDPIEDHWQTMYRGGFYRGGPILMSAIAGIDQALWDLKGKAFDAPIYELLGGRARDRVRVYQWIGGDRPAGVARAASDKVEEGFTALKMNATSELRRVDTPAAVADAADRLGAVREAVGPAVDVGVDFHGRVSKPMAKRLASALEPHEPFFIEEPLLPEHTDALPEIAAHTSTPIATGERLYSRWDFKEVFEQGVVDVIQPDLSHAGGITEVKKIAAMAEAYDVAMAPHCPLGPIALAACVQVDACSPNVLIQEQSLDIHYNEGGDVLDYLADPNVFEYEDGYVRLPDGPGLGIEIDEDYVRERAGAVDWHNPVWRHDDGSVAEW from the coding sequence ATGCGAATCACCGACTACGAACTCTACGCCGTCCCGCCGCGCTGGCTGTTCCTGCGCCTCGAGACGAGCGACGGCCGCGTGGGCTGGGGCGAACCGGTCGTCGAGGGCCGCGCGCGCACCGTCCGCGCCGCCGTCGAAGAACTGATGGACACCTACCTGCTCGGGTCGGACCCCGACCCGATCGAGGACCACTGGCAGACGATGTACCGCGGGGGGTTCTACCGCGGCGGGCCCATCCTCATGAGCGCCATCGCCGGCATCGACCAGGCGCTCTGGGACCTCAAGGGCAAGGCGTTCGACGCGCCGATCTACGAGTTGCTCGGCGGTCGCGCACGCGATCGCGTCCGCGTCTACCAGTGGATCGGCGGTGACCGCCCCGCGGGCGTCGCCCGCGCCGCGAGCGACAAGGTCGAGGAGGGGTTCACCGCGCTGAAGATGAACGCCACCTCCGAACTGCGGCGGGTGGACACGCCGGCGGCCGTCGCCGACGCCGCCGACCGCCTGGGGGCGGTCCGGGAGGCGGTGGGGCCGGCGGTGGACGTGGGAGTGGACTTCCACGGGCGGGTGTCGAAACCGATGGCCAAGCGGCTGGCGAGCGCGCTCGAACCGCACGAACCCTTCTTCATCGAAGAACCCCTCCTTCCGGAGCACACCGACGCGCTCCCCGAGATCGCCGCCCACACCTCGACGCCGATCGCCACCGGCGAACGCCTCTACTCGCGCTGGGACTTCAAGGAGGTCTTCGAACAGGGCGTCGTGGACGTGATCCAACCCGACCTCTCGCATGCTGGGGGGATCACGGAGGTGAAGAAGATCGCGGCGATGGCCGAAGCCTACGACGTGGCGATGGCCCCGCACTGCCCGCTCGGACCGATCGCACTCGCCGCCTGCGTGCAGGTCGACGCGTGTTCGCCGAACGTGCTCATCCAGGAGCAGAGCCTCGACATTCACTACAACGAGGGCGGCGACGTCCTCGACTACCTCGCGGATCCGAACGTCTTCGAGTACGAGGACGGCTACGTCCGCCTGCCCGACGGCCCAGGGCTGGGCATCGAGATCGACGAGGACTACGTGCGCGAGCGGGCGGGGGCGGTCGACTGGCACAATCCCGTCTGGCGACACGACGACGGCAGCGTCGCGGAGTGGTGA
- a CDS encoding carbohydrate ABC transporter permease — protein sequence MASDPSTSTGLRGVGWRAADALRYRRQALARRLPSFPGVPYLFLAPFFVLFAVFLAFPIAYTVYLSFFEFQGVGEGALLWIDFGPVFVQLPRMADLRFVGLANYARLLEDAQFHNALSNTVFILAVQVPLMIGVALGLALALNASFVRAKGLFRTAIALPVSANLVAYATVFLLLLQEHGLVNYLLTGVGLPAVPWLSSPFWSRLSIVGAVTWRWTGYNMIILLAGLQTVPEQLYEAAEIDGANRWEKFRYVTLPQLRPVLLFVLVTSTIGTFRLFSEPLIIDEGGAPTEATRTVVVYIYRMAFKQFELGYASAMTVVLVAIVSVLSIVQLKAGGEDDA from the coding sequence ATGGCGAGCGACCCGTCGACGTCGACCGGCCTCCGCGGCGTCGGCTGGCGGGCAGCGGACGCGCTCCGCTACCGCCGGCAGGCGCTCGCGCGGCGACTGCCGTCGTTCCCGGGCGTCCCGTACCTCTTTCTGGCACCCTTCTTCGTCCTGTTCGCCGTCTTCCTCGCGTTCCCCATCGCCTACACCGTCTACCTCTCGTTCTTCGAGTTCCAGGGCGTCGGCGAGGGGGCGCTGCTCTGGATCGACTTCGGCCCCGTCTTCGTCCAGCTCCCGAGGATGGCTGACCTCCGCTTCGTCGGCCTCGCGAACTACGCCCGCCTGCTGGAGGACGCGCAGTTCCACAACGCGCTCTCGAATACGGTGTTCATCCTCGCGGTGCAGGTGCCGCTGATGATCGGCGTCGCCCTCGGGCTCGCACTCGCGCTGAACGCCTCGTTCGTCCGGGCGAAGGGGCTGTTCCGGACGGCCATCGCCCTGCCCGTCTCGGCGAACCTCGTCGCCTACGCGACGGTGTTCCTCCTGCTCCTCCAGGAACACGGGCTGGTCAACTACCTGCTGACGGGCGTCGGGCTCCCGGCGGTCCCGTGGCTCTCCTCGCCGTTCTGGTCGCGGCTCTCGATCGTCGGCGCGGTGACGTGGCGCTGGACGGGCTACAACATGATCATCCTGCTCGCCGGCCTCCAGACGGTCCCCGAGCAGCTCTACGAGGCGGCTGAGATCGACGGCGCGAACCGCTGGGAGAAGTTCCGCTACGTGACGCTCCCCCAGCTTCGCCCGGTGTTGCTGTTCGTCCTCGTCACCTCGACGATCGGGACGTTCCGGCTGTTCTCGGAGCCGCTGATCATCGACGAGGGCGGCGCGCCGACGGAGGCGACCCGCACGGTCGTCGTCTACATCTACCGGATGGCGTTCAAGCAGTTCGAACTCGGGTACGCGAGCGCGATGACCGTCGTGCTCGTCGCGATCGTCAGCGTCCTGTCGATCGTCCAGCTCAAGGCGGGGGGCGAGGACGATGCGTGA
- a CDS encoding ABC transporter ATP-binding protein, whose translation MARITVDTLRKEFGDDGRTIVAVEDLDLTVEDGEFLVLVGPSGCGKTTTLRCVAGLEDVTGGEIAFDGEDVTDLRARDRDVAMVFQNYALYPHMNVRENIGFGLKLSTTLSTAEIRERVERVARMLSIEDLLGKKPKELSGGQQQRVALGRAIIREPQVFLMDEPLSNLDAKLRAEMRTELQELQHDLGVTTVYVTHDQTEAMAMGDRIAVMNGGRLQQVGTAEEVYRSPVNEFVADFIGSPSINLLDAAVEGGTLRGPGDFAYDLDDPTPVEGYDRVRAGIRPEDVYPVDVGGNAAEARVVEPMGNENFLYMELGGVELTARVPSAFRPEPGETVRFGFDEAALYLFDAETGESLKTKTDEGGPTTDDYVVERPGE comes from the coding sequence ATGGCACGAATCACAGTCGACACGCTACGGAAGGAGTTCGGCGACGACGGGCGGACCATCGTCGCCGTCGAGGACCTCGATCTGACGGTCGAGGACGGGGAGTTTCTCGTCCTCGTCGGGCCGTCGGGGTGCGGAAAGACCACCACGCTCCGGTGCGTCGCCGGCCTGGAGGACGTCACTGGCGGCGAGATCGCCTTCGACGGCGAGGACGTCACCGACCTCCGGGCGCGCGACCGCGACGTGGCGATGGTGTTCCAGAACTACGCGCTCTACCCCCACATGAACGTCCGGGAGAACATCGGCTTCGGGCTGAAGCTCTCGACGACGCTCTCCACCGCCGAGATCCGCGAGCGCGTCGAGCGGGTCGCCCGCATGCTCTCCATCGAGGACCTCCTCGGGAAGAAGCCGAAGGAACTCTCCGGCGGGCAGCAACAGCGCGTCGCGCTGGGACGCGCGATCATCCGCGAGCCCCAGGTCTTCCTGATGGACGAACCGCTCAGCAACCTCGACGCGAAGCTCCGCGCCGAGATGCGCACCGAACTCCAGGAGCTACAGCACGACCTCGGCGTCACCACCGTCTACGTCACCCACGACCAGACCGAGGCGATGGCGATGGGCGACCGCATCGCCGTGATGAACGGCGGGAGGCTCCAGCAGGTCGGCACCGCGGAGGAGGTCTACCGCTCGCCGGTCAACGAGTTCGTCGCCGACTTCATCGGCTCGCCGAGCATCAACCTGCTCGACGCGGCCGTCGAGGGCGGGACGCTCCGCGGTCCCGGCGACTTCGCGTACGACCTCGACGACCCGACGCCGGTCGAGGGGTACGACCGCGTCCGCGCCGGGATCCGCCCCGAGGACGTGTACCCCGTCGACGTGGGCGGCAACGCCGCCGAGGCGCGCGTCGTCGAGCCGATGGGCAACGAGAACTTCCTGTACATGGAACTCGGCGGCGTGGAGCTGACCGCCCGCGTCCCGAGCGCGTTCCGACCCGAGCCGGGCGAGACGGTCCGGTTCGGCTTCGACGAGGCGGCGCTGTACCTGTTCGACGCCGAGACGGGCGAATCGCTGAAGACCAAGACCGACGAGGGCGGACCGACGACCGACGACTACGTCGTCGAACGCCCCGGAGAGTGA
- a CDS encoding cupin domain-containing protein: MEIAPRTERQTTEAVDGVHLARLVVGENMSVQYFRIEPGAEVPEHSHPHEQTGYVTAGVLTFVVDGEEHRAGVDDAYAIPADEPHAARNDTDGLVEGVDIFSPPRLDADWSE, translated from the coding sequence ATGGAGATCGCTCCCCGGACCGAACGGCAGACGACCGAAGCGGTCGACGGCGTCCACCTCGCGCGGCTCGTCGTCGGCGAGAACATGAGCGTCCAGTACTTCCGCATCGAGCCGGGTGCGGAGGTGCCGGAGCACAGCCACCCCCACGAGCAGACGGGCTACGTCACCGCCGGCGTGCTCACGTTCGTCGTCGACGGCGAGGAGCACCGCGCCGGGGTCGACGACGCCTACGCAATCCCTGCCGACGAACCCCACGCGGCCAGAAACGACACCGACGGGCTGGTCGAGGGCGTCGATATCTTCTCCCCGCCGCGGCTCGACGCGGACTGGTCGGAGTAG
- a CDS encoding ABC transporter substrate-binding protein, with translation MCANSTRGRRAVERRSILKGLGGAGLAALAGCIGTGDAPGSGDGGGDGGGGGNSSAGGEMAKRIEAWGWDVAAKSLGITASAYEKEADATVDVKQIGRSDMKDKYKSRLLSGSGAPAVAMMESVDAAAWVATGGLRDIGGWIEEAGLRDAFVSGKWEPLTKEGKTYALPWDIGPVGTFYRNDVLEQHGVDVSNVETWDQFIEEGKKLPDGQYMLNLPSNDYDGLWRMQYRQLGGQPFTEDGKVNLDNETSVRVARNLKRIHDSGIADDKASWSSAWFSAFKSGSIAALNAGAWMEGTLRAELPGTSGKWRVMKPPAFEAGGSRATNWGGSNLVIADQVEEAAARRGWDYMKFSLGTKEMQLAMYEEYGIFPALKAAYEADQFDRKNEFFGGQRSGRLFAEIARKIEPYRFTTATPEVTKAINAHFGSMMGGTLSPEEAVAKAAKQVADRTGRELA, from the coding sequence ATGTGTGCGAACTCGACACGCGGACGGCGGGCGGTCGAACGGCGGTCGATCCTGAAGGGCCTCGGAGGGGCGGGCCTGGCCGCGCTCGCGGGGTGCATCGGCACCGGCGACGCCCCCGGTAGCGGGGACGGCGGCGGCGACGGCGGCGGTGGCGGCAACAGCAGTGCCGGCGGCGAGATGGCGAAGCGGATCGAGGCGTGGGGCTGGGACGTCGCGGCGAAGTCGCTCGGGATCACGGCGTCGGCCTACGAGAAGGAGGCCGACGCCACGGTGGACGTGAAGCAGATCGGCCGCTCCGACATGAAGGACAAGTACAAGTCCCGCCTCCTCTCGGGGTCGGGCGCGCCGGCCGTCGCGATGATGGAGAGCGTCGACGCCGCCGCCTGGGTCGCCACCGGCGGCCTGCGGGACATCGGCGGCTGGATCGAGGAGGCGGGCCTGCGTGACGCCTTCGTCTCCGGGAAGTGGGAACCCCTGACGAAGGAGGGGAAGACGTACGCCCTGCCCTGGGACATCGGCCCGGTCGGGACGTTCTACCGCAACGACGTGCTCGAGCAACACGGCGTCGACGTCTCGAACGTCGAGACGTGGGACCAGTTCATCGAGGAGGGGAAGAAGCTCCCCGACGGCCAGTACATGCTCAACCTCCCGTCGAACGACTACGACGGGCTCTGGCGGATGCAGTACCGCCAGCTCGGCGGTCAGCCGTTCACGGAGGACGGGAAGGTGAACCTCGACAACGAGACGAGCGTCCGGGTGGCGCGCAACCTGAAGCGGATCCACGACTCGGGAATCGCCGACGACAAGGCGTCGTGGTCGAGCGCCTGGTTCTCGGCGTTCAAGTCCGGCTCCATCGCGGCGCTCAACGCCGGCGCGTGGATGGAGGGGACGCTCCGGGCCGAACTCCCCGGCACGTCCGGCAAGTGGCGCGTCATGAAACCGCCCGCCTTCGAGGCGGGCGGCAGCCGCGCGACCAACTGGGGCGGCTCGAACCTCGTCATCGCGGATCAGGTCGAGGAGGCGGCGGCCCGCCGGGGGTGGGACTACATGAAGTTCTCCCTCGGGACGAAGGAGATGCAACTCGCCATGTACGAGGAGTACGGCATCTTCCCGGCGCTGAAGGCGGCCTACGAGGCGGACCAGTTCGACCGGAAGAACGAGTTCTTCGGCGGGCAGCGCTCGGGCCGCCTGTTCGCCGAGATCGCCCGGAAGATCGAGCCGTACCGGTTCACCACCGCGACGCCCGAGGTGACGAAGGCGATCAACGCCCACTTCGGCTCGATGATGGGGGGCACGCTATCGCCCGAGGAGGCGGTGGCGAAGGCCGCGAAACAGGTCGCGGACCGCACCGGACGGGAACTCGCCTGA